The nucleotide window CTCAAGACTTCCTTCTCAAGGTTATGCTACCCTTGTCATCTGGGACTCGGTGATGCCAGAATTCTGTATTTCTAAGATTCTGTAGCTCAGATTGCACCACACTGGAATTCTGTGATGCTAAGATTCTGTAACTCAGATTGCACCACGCTAGGATTCTGTATTTCTAGGATTCTGTAGCTCAGATTGCACCACGCTAGAATTCTGTGACGCTAAGATTCTGCGACTGTGGATTCTATGCACCcagaattttatgatttttgtgtTTCATGAATTTGTCATTGACATGGGGACAACAGTCAGGATTCACTTGGCCTGGATTTCTGTGTTTGTTCTCCAGAGAATGCAAGTCTCAGCTCTAGGCTCTTTTCTATGAATTCACTGAAGGCAGAGGAAAAAGATGGCTGGATAGGTGAAGGGTAGCACTCCTACCTCCCCTGGGGCTGCCCGGGGTGGGATATGCCCAGGGCAGCCCAGTCTTACGCCCATGCATTCAGTCCACCTGCCTCCCCAAAGCCCCTTATTTAGGCTCCAGTATCTGAGGGTAGCAGGAAAAGCAGCCTCCTTTACAGCCCTCCCACCCAGCTTCCTTTACTCCCTGGACTGCCTGTGGGTCCAGGAAAAGAAAGTTGACTGGGAGACTGGCCTGGCCAAATGGGCAGAGGGGGAGGGTTAAGCACAGGGCAGGGAGCCAGTGGAGGAGATATGGGAGATTCCCTAGGGAGCCCTGCAGCTTTCCCTGAAGGTGAGGAAGGAACAGAGGccggaagtgggggtgggggtgagggcacTGGTAAGGGTGGGGTGACCGGTATTGCATtgtggggctggagctgggctTCCGGCCATTGATCCATTGGTGACAAGGGACCTCCAGCCTGGCGCCCTAGAGGCTGTCTGGTCAGCCCCTACCCACTGGCTTTGTGTTCCTGTGCCTAAGTCAGACTCCCAGGAAAACACGGAGGGCAGGAGTTGGGGGTGGTGAAACCGATCCTCTAGAGCTCCTTCCCGGAAGGGCCCACTGAGGCCAAGAAAGGGGGCAGGACTTTCTAAGGATCACACTGGGGTCTGGGGCAAAACAATGACTGAAACTCTGGGCTCCTGACTTCAGCCCAGAGCTATTGTCCACATACTCCAAAGGGCCCCAGTATTATAAAATGCTCCCGCGATGAGACCATATGGCCAGACTCCATGCTAGAGGATGGGCCCACCTCCAGGCCACCTCCCAGGTGTGGTCTGGACCACTCTTCCAGCCCTGCGGCTTAGCTGAAGCTGCCAAACCCGATTTTCCAGCAGTTGCCCTGGCTGGGTAGAGCAGGAAGCCGTCCTCCAGGCACGAGCCCCTCAGGCTGCggtcctcccctctcccacctcctgacCTCATCCCTGCCCCTTCTACACCGGTGCCACCACCACTTCCTCCTCCACCTGCCTGCCATCTCGCCTGGGCTGCTCTCTAGGCATTGAGGGATGTGGTCCAGCacatcctcagttttctcatctatagatGGGAAACACTGGACTGCTTCCTGGGGATCGATTGTGGGGAAGCTCcaaagaaaagagagacacaAATAGCAGTGGGCCACCACTTGGATGGTGGGCTGCTGCAGTGCTGGGAGCAGAGAGTGGGGTGTGACAAGGAAGCAGTACTCTGCGGGATTGTGGAGGTGTGGTTGTTGGGGTGCGAGGTGCAAGGTAAAGGGAGTGCCCCTCTGGTTCCCTCAGGTCACCTCTGTGAGAGACAGAGACCATCATCCCAGACTAAATCCCCTCGTTACCAATTTTCAGAGCCCTCCCCGCGGTCCAGTGCGGTGCCTGTGTGCTCTGTTTCATGTCTGTCTCCCACCGAGCCATAACTCCAGCCAGGAAGAACGCCCACTGTCATGCTCACTGCTCTGTCCCCAGAATTTGGCATCctccctggcacacagcaggcactacTGACCAAGACACAGTTTCAGATTGAAAAGCAGAAGGAGAGGCGCCCTAGGGGCTGGAGACCGGCCAGGTCAGCTCACCTAACCCAGGCCCCTTCTCTGGGCTGCCAGACTGCCCAAGCCTCCTCCTCTGGCCTGGGAGCCCGGTGTTCTCAGCTTCCAGGGAGCTATGGCTGGGGTGAGGGAGAATGAACTGTATTCGGTCAACCGGGGGGTCACTTAGACTGGGGTGGTGGGTGCCCACTGGCTGCGGCTGCCGCTGGGAGcctgaagggggaggagagatgggaacctgggagggggaggggcagtgaaGCAGCCATCATTGCAGAGGGAGCTAAAAATAGCCAGAAGAGCTGATGTCATCGGGTTCCCACAGCTCAGCACCCtgctcactcacacacacacacacacaaatgcacacacactctcacagacccagatacacacagacacaaatgtgggcatgcatgcatgcatgcgcttgcacacaaacacacacatacactcatatAGGGGAGGGAGGCTCTTCTGGGTCCCAGGGCCGCAGGGGCAGGGAAGTCTGGTGAGTGTgtttgcatgtatgtgtgtgtgtacctgggTTTGCATGAGTGTGATTGCAAGTGTCTATACGCTTCTGTGCTGCGTCTAGGagcacgcatgtgtgtgtgtgtgtgctcatttGTAGGCACGTGTATGTGTTGTTACATGCGTCACGTGGAGAGGTTTATATGCATTTGTGTCAGTGCACATATGTTTATAGGCATGTACTTGTATGCATGCGTGAATTTGTTGCATTGTGTATCTGTGAGTCCAGTTGTATTTACATGTCTGCATGTGTTCCTGTCATGTGTCTTTATATGTGTGGGCCCCCCTGTGGGCCTTGGGCACTAGCCTAGCTAGCTTCCAGCTCTGACTGGGGTTCAGCACCTTCCCCCTAAACCCTGAGAAGCCTCATCCTCCGCCAGTGCTGTCTGGGCATGATGTGTCAGTGAATTCTctgccccctctcctcctctcaggGTCCCAGTCTCTGGCAAGCCTTGGAGTGGATGAAAGCAGACAGAATTCATTTTCTCCTCACAGGCTTCCCAGGGGGCCAGGCCAAAGGTCTCAGTGttcactcccacccccaaccctcaAGGAAGGGAGCCCTGGAACTGGAGCCAGACCTCAGGACATTGGGACACACACTAACTTGTGCATAAAGTGACACCTTAGAGACACAGTCCCTCACAATGTTTCCTGCCACTGAGACACAACTCCATAGAGACACACCCCACGTAAACTCAGTTACACCCGATGACACATGGGCGCGCACATGCGGAAATCCAAGTGGAAAATCCCCAGGCCTGAGTCCCACTTTCTGGACTCTAACTCAGTCTCACCCCACCCTCAAACACCCCAGCTAAGCTGTTAGTCCTGGAAAATACCAACCTCAGAGAATGGCTGTGGGGCTGAAGATGGTACACCCCGCTCAGAAGCTGACACTCTCCTCCTTCCGGCCGCCCGCACCCGCCTCCTGACCTTCATTCCTCTTCGTGGAGATGATGCCGCTCTCTCCGACCCGCTCATATGCTCACAAACACACCTTGACACACACAGCTGGCAATAGAGGCACATTCTTTGCAAAGGCATGTTCAGCCACATGTCTGCTTAGATCCCCATTCTCTTGGTGTCACAAACGCTGACCATAAGAGGCACACAGAGCCACATACACCTCTCGCTCAGGCACTCATGGTTTACACTGGAGCAGTGAAATCTGTCTTTCATGCTATCCTTTTCTGATCTGTGCCTCTACCTCCCTCTCCAAGGATCTGGCTTCTTATACCTTCCAAGATGTTTCCGGAGATCCTTTTCCCTGTGCAGACGGGAGTGCAAGGCAGGAAGTTCCCCCACCTCGTAGGCCAGATCAAAAGCTGAGGCCAAAGACGGTGTGTGTTGCTGACCTTGTTCTGTCCTTCCACTGTCTTACTCTGAGGCCTGCTGCTGTCGCTGAAGCCTATCCCTGGGAGCATTCAGTCCCAACCCTGCCCTTATACCCTACATAGTCAGCTGGAAACACCTTGGAGTGGGGTAAAGAGTTGGAGCAGAAAGGATTGTTATTTGTCTGCTGTTTACCACCCGTGGCCCTTAGGAGATGCAGGTCCGGAGCCAGCCAAGCTTCTGGACTAGTTTCTGGGCATTTCTAGAGGATCAGAAAGCTGCCACGTTGACAAAGGTGTCTGAGTACTGAGGAGAGCAAGGAGAGGGAAGAGTGTGAGGAAGGCAGAAGTTCTGGAAGCTCCACTGCTCCTCGATTCTCCTGTTTCCCCAGGCCCTCCACTTCCAGCCAATACATCCTCCGTTAAGGCTCTCAGCCTGAGGGATGCCTGCCATCAAGACCCCACTATACCTTTGGGGTGATAATTCACAGAAGGTGTGTCCCCCACAGTGCCTGCACAGGGCTAATGTGGGGAAAACTTGAGTGGCCCCGTTTTTCTCACCCCCCACCCTGGCTCAGGGCCCTCGGCTAACCTTGCAGTGGAAGGATCCACACCCTGGTGGTGGCAGTGTGGGTGTTGTTGATATCCGTGGCCATGGTGGCAAGATTGGTGGCTGCAGTGGTGGCAGCTGGGCCTTGGGATTTCTGCCGGTACCTTCTGCGGCTACACTTAAACATCCTGGGAAACCGGAGCCGAGGTCAGCCCATACCTGGCCTCTGGTAGGGGGAAATTACGCCCCggggccgggcttccctggtggcgcagtggttggcagtccgcctgccaatgcaggggacacgggttcaagccctggttggggaggatcccacatgccacagagcagctgggcccgtgtgccacaactactgaagcccacgtgcctagagcctgtgagccacaactactgagcccatgtgccacagctgctggaacccgtgtgcctagagcccgagctccgcagcaggagaggccaccgcagtgagaggcccgcacactgcaacggagagtggcccccactcgccacaactagagaaagcgcacgcgcagcaacgaagacacaacacagccaaaaataaataataaataaataaatatataacaagcCCTGGGGCCAAGGGGCACAGACAAGCTGAGAAGGCCCCATGGGCGCAGGGAACTTCTGTCATGTGCCTGATGGTGCTACTGGCCAGGGCAGCTGAGGCCTCGATGACATACAGAGTCTATGTAAGAGTAATGCTGTTTATTACAGGTCCTgatccccagcccctcccttagGGGCCAGGCTCCCTCACAGTTCTCTCCATGGGTCCAGCCAAAGAGCCAGAAAACCTCAGCTTGGCCCCTTGGAAAAAAGGAACTCTGAGTAAAAAAATTCCTCCCTCATTTTCTCACTCATCCACATTaacaatgtttattgagtacttactgtgtgccaaacaCAGTGCCAAGTCCTTTACAAACATAATCTCATCTAATCCCACAACAACCCTACAAGGAGATTCTGTCATTATTCCTATTTCATATACAGTCGATTCTTGTTATTCGTGGTAGTTAGCCCTAATAAAGTCACCACAAACACTGTATTAGCAAATATTGAGCCAATGCTCCCAGGAGGAATACAGGATTAGATTCATACTaacctctggtcacaacatttttcaACTGAACAATAACCTagtttatttgtgtttctgttaaagccacttcatttaaaatatattgacgtcaataacattgaactcacagccaacaaaTGGCCAACGTTTGCCTGAATGAAGTTTatctaacacatgtattttcttcataaggcatatcacagccttcttgcacttcGGAACACTAGAGAGCACTTCAGCACTACGCTGGAGGGAGTCTTTAATAGCAAagtcaccaacaaaaagcacaaaaatgcaaaaaacatgaCAGACACTAAATAGGCCGCAAAAAGAACACTTGTTTACATtgtgagagctgaaacaagaaggcagagcgtCCCCTTGTTCAACCTCAGCATGGTAGACAACTCAAATTTTTTGCAGCTCTGCGCATGTCCATGAATGACCACAAAAGTGCTGTGAGTATTGGTTTGgagttttaaatcatttttagtgAGTGGGTAAATTCACAGATATGGCATCCATGAATAATGAGGATCAACtgtacaaggaaactgaggctcagttagGCTCACACAATTAGAGGCAGGCAGGGATTCAAATCTGGGATGGCCGAGGCCCAAAGCCCAGACGTTTAACTCCTGCTATTCtgcaagcattcattcattcagaaatgtGCACTTAACCTTCTGTGCCTCTCTTTCCCCATATTTAAAAAGCAGACGAAAAGAGAGTCTTATCTCATAAGATTGttgtgaaaggagaaaaaagacttaCTATATAAGTGATGCATTTAAAACATGATATGTACAAATGTTAGTGTTAAcagccttcctctctctcctgtctcttcaaCTGCCTCCTcccattataaaaacaaaacaaattttaaaatcttccatCCCACACCCCCTCTGGCTGTGACTCTCCTTATGCTGAACTTTTCACTCTGTGGTCATTCCCTTATGTGCCAGAATGggaagaaaaatctcattttaaatccCACTTGAAAACCCCATAACTACTCTGTTATACAgaccaggaaacagaggcttaaaCCCAAGTCTAAGAAATGCCCcttgggtcacacagctaataagcaacagaaccaggattcaagcACTTGGTCTGAGTGACTTAAAAGCCAGAACTTTCCCAGCACCTCGACCTCCAGGACCAGCAGCCCCAGAAGGATTGACGATGATGGGGATTACCGAGCTGTAGAACTTGGTGGGGAGGGGTCGGGGGAGGAATGGGGGCAGTGCTTTTGTGTGACCATGGTGCCCCCTGCTGGCAGGAATGGAAGGGGTGTATGCAGAGTGCTGAGAGGactgaggagagagaaagggtggggagggagaagagtgaGGAGGAAAGACTCAGGGGAGGAGAAAGATGGGTTgaatgtttttgggttttttaaacatctttgttggagtataattgctttacaatggtgtggggTTGAAGTTTTGTGGAGAGAAAAAGACTAGAAGATTAGGAGTCGTTTGCCACTCAGAGGAGGGGGCAGAAAACTCCAAGCCTTGGCCGTTGCCTTGAAAGCATGTGTGGGCATGcctgcgtgagtgtgtgtgtgtgtgtgtgtgtgtgtgtgtgtgtgtgtgtgtgtgagagagagagagagagagagagtgtttcAGTACGTACTTCAGATGTTGCTCTGTTGATTGTTGCTGGGAGTCAGTCCACACAgttcagagtgtgtgtgtgcgtgtgtgagtgtgcattCGAGAGCACTaggaggtgtttgtgtgtgtgtgtctgaatatACAGCTTGGGCAGATGTGCGTGCCTCGAGCATGCAGGGTGTGTACGACAGTATCAGCAGGTGCAGGGTAGGAAGCGCCTGTGCGCTGCCGTGGTGGAGGGCACACAGTTCTAGGAGGCCACTTGCCCCACCCCCAGACCTCTCTCTCCTTCAGGTCAGGAGGGGCGTTGCCCATGGCTGGCGTTGCCAGGAGGAGCCCCGAGGCGGCTGGGGCTGTGAGGACAGAGCGCCAGGCAGCAGGGGGGCAGCAGGCGCTGGAGGAGGCGGACGGGCTGCGTGTGGGGTAGGCGGGCGGGCAGAAGGAGGCCTTTAAAGCACCTGCCCCGCCCACAGGTGAGCAGTGCTGTGTGAGAGCCAGCTCCGTCTCCCCGCCTGCCCACTCAGTGGCAGTTCCCCGGAGCTGCAGTTCCCTCTGGAGCCTCAGCAGATCCCTCTTTCAGAACTCACTACCAAGAACCCTGAACAGGTGATGGCATAGGATAGAGACTATCCCGTGAAGTGAAATCAATCTGGAAACAGGTTTGGGGAGTTGGAAGGGCCATGGGGAGGGTCTTGGAAGAGTCTAGGATTGGTTTCGGGGGGAGTGGAAAGCCCAGGATACACAGGTGCCAGGGAAGGGCATGGAGTGACCCTGTAGCGTGGGAGTCAGGCTTGGGGTGCCAGTAGAGGAACCTGGGATGTTAGGATTTCAGAGTGCCAGGTGTTGGTAGAGGGCCTGGGCAGTACAGAGGGATAGGAGCGTCAGGATGGCAATTGGGAAAAGTCCTGAGGTGTCAGAGtccagatgcaggaaaagcttggTGATTATGTGAGTCCAGGATGCTGGAGTCTGGTGTGTCAGcccaggttgggggtgggggcagggagcaagGTCCTAACACACACATCTGCCTC belongs to Pseudorca crassidens isolate mPseCra1 chromosome 2, mPseCra1.hap1, whole genome shotgun sequence and includes:
- the P3R3URF gene encoding LOW QUALITY PROTEIN: PIK3R3 upstream open reading frame protein (The sequence of the model RefSeq protein was modified relative to this genomic sequence to represent the inferred CDS: substituted 1 base at 1 genomic stop codon), which gives rise to MVTQKHCPHSSPDPSPPSSTARRTANHCATREARPRGVISPYQRPGMGXPRLRFPRMFKCSRRRYRQKSQGPAATTAATNLATMATDINNTHTATTRVWILPLQVLRHLCQRGSFLIL